From a single Phacochoerus africanus isolate WHEZ1 chromosome 11, ROS_Pafr_v1, whole genome shotgun sequence genomic region:
- the BACE1 gene encoding beta-secretase 1, with the protein MPGPTMAQALPWLLLWMGSGVLPAHSPQPGIRLPLRSGLGGAPLGLRLPRETDEEPEESSRKGNFVEMVDNLRGKSGQGYYVEMTVGSPPQTLNILVDTGSSNFAVGAAPHPFLHRYYQRQLSSTYRDLRKGVYVPYTQGKWEGELGTDLVSIPHGPNVTVRANIAAITESDKFFINGSNWEGILGLAYAEIARPDDSLEPFFDSLVKQTHVPNLFSLQLCGAGFPLNQSEVLASVGGSMIIGGIDHSLYTGSLWYTPIRREWYYEVIIVRVEINGQDLKMDCKEYNYDKSIVDSGTTNLRLPKKVFEAAVKSIKAASSTEKFPDGFWLGEQLVCWQAGTTPWNIFPVISLYLMGEVTNQSFRITILPQQYLRPVEDVATSQDDCYKFAISQSSTGTVMGAVIMEGFYVVFDRARKRIGFAVSACHVHDEFRTAAVEGPFVTPDMEDCGYNIPQTDESTLMTIAYVMAAICALFMLPLCLMVCQWRCLRCLRHQHDDFADDISLLK; encoded by the exons ATGCCAGGGCCTACCATGGCCCAAGCGCTGCCCTGGCTCCTGCTATGGATGGGCTCCGGGGTGCTGCCCGCCCACAGCCCCCAGCCTGGCATCCGGCTGCCCCTGCGAAGTGGCCTTGGGGGGGCACCCCTGGGGCTAAGGCTGCCCCGGGAGACTGACGAGGAGCCTGAGGAGTCCAGCCGGAAGGGCAACTTTGTGGAGATGGTGGACAACCTGAGGGGCAAGTCCGGTCAGGGCTACTACGTGGAGATGACGGTGGGCAGCCCCCCACAGACG CTCAACATCCTAGTGGACACAGGCAGCAGTAACTTTGCTGTGGGGGCTGCCCCCCACCCTTTCCTGCATCGCTACTACCAGAGGCAGCT GTCCAGCACATACCGGGACCTCCGGAAGGGTGTGTATGTGCCCTACACCCAgggcaagtgggagggggagctgGGCACCGACCTGGTGAGCATCCCCCACGGCCCCAACGTCACTGTGCGGGCCAACATTGCTGCCATCACTGAGTCAGACAAGTTCTTCATCAATGGCTCCAACTGGGAGGGCATCCTGGGGCTGGCCTACGCGGAGATCGCCAGG CCCGACGACTCCTTGGAGCCGTTCTTTGACTCCCTGGTAAAGCAGACCCACGTGCCCAACCTCTTCTCCCTGCAGCTCTGCGGCGCCGGCTTCCCCCTCAACCAGTCGGAAGTGCTGGCCTCGGTTGGCGGGAGTATG ATCATCGGGGGTATCGACCACTCGCTGTACACGGGCAGCCTCTGGTACACACCCATCCGGCGGGAGTGGTATTATGAGGTGATCATTGTGCGGGTGGAGATCAATGGACAGGATCTGAAAATGGACTGCAAGGAG tACAACTACGACAAGAGCATTGTCGACAGTGGCACCACCAACCTTCGTTTGCCCAAGAAAGTGTTTGAAGCTGCCGTCAAATCCATCAAGGCAGCCTCCTCG ACGGAGAAGTTCCCAGATGGTTTCTGGTTAGGGGAACAGCTGGTGTGCTGGCAAGCAGGCACCACCCCTTGGAACATTTTCCCAGTCATCTCACTCTACCTAATGGGGGAAGTCACCAATCAGTCCTTCCGCATCACCATCCTTCCACAG CAATATCTGCGGCCAGTAGAAGATGTGGCCACGTCCCAAGACGACTGCTACAAGTTCGCCATCTCACAGTCATCCACAGGCACTGTCATGGGAGCTGTTATCATGGAAGGCTTCTACGTTGTCTTTGATCGGGCCCGGAAACGAATTGGCTTTGCGGTCAGCGCCTGCCATG TGCACGATGAGTTCAGGACAGCAGCAGTGGAAGGCCCTTTTGTCACCCCGGACATGGAAGACTGTGGCTACAACATCCCACAGACAGATGAATCAACCCTCATGACCATAGCCTATGTCATGGCTGCCATCTGCGCCCTCTTCATGCTGCCACTCTGCCTCATGGTGTGCCAGTGGCGCTGCCTCCGCTGCCTGCGCCATCAGCACGATGACTTTGCTGACGACATCTCCCTGCTGAAGTAA